In Zingiber officinale cultivar Zhangliang chromosome 6A, Zo_v1.1, whole genome shotgun sequence, a single genomic region encodes these proteins:
- the LOC121998337 gene encoding 14-3-3-like protein B isoform X2 produces MASPKERESFIYIAKLAEQAERYDEMVDSMNKVAKLDVELTVEERNLLSVGYKNVIGARRASWRILSSIEQKEEARGNDQHVKNIKEYRQKVETELSGICGDIMTLIDEHLIPSSTAAESSVFYNKMKGDYYRYLAEFKTGNEKKGVADQSLKAYEAATSIAETELSPTHPIRLGLALNFSVFYYEILNSPERACHLAKQAFDEAISELDTLSEESYKDSTLIMQLLRDNLSLWTSDIPEDGEDPAKSGAGEDGQ; encoded by the exons ATGGCGTCGCCGAAGGAACGCGAGAGCTTCATCTACATCGCCAAGCTCGCTGAGCAGGCCGAGCGCTACGACG AGATGGTGGATTCCATGAATAAAGTGGCAAAGCTTGACGTCGAGCTCACCGTGGAGGAGCGGAACCTTCTGTCGGTGGGATACAAGAACGTGATTGGGGCGCGCCGGGCCTCGTGGAGGATACTTTCCTCGATCGAGCAGAAGGAGGAAGCTAGGGGGAACGATCAGCACGTGAAGAACATCAAGGAGTATaggcagaaggtggagacggaGCTCTCTGGTATCTGCGGCGACATCATGACTTTGATCGACGAGCATCTCATTCCGTCTTCGACTGCCGCGGAGTCGTCGGTCTTCTACAATAAGAT gaaggGAGATTATTATCGCTATCTGGCAGAATTCAAGACTGGAAACGAGAAGAAGGGTGTTGCAGACCAGTCCCTAAAAGCTTACGAG GCAGCTACGAGCATAGCTGAGACTGAATTGTCTCCTACACATCCAATTCGACTGGGTTTGGCATTAAACTTCTCTGTATTCTATTATGAGATCCTAAACTCGCCAGAAAG GGCTTGCCATCTTGCCAAGCAAGCTTTTGATGAAGCAATTTCTGAGTTGGATACATTGAGTGAGGAATCATACAAAGATAGCACATTGATTATGCAGCTTTTGAGGGACAATCTTTCATTGTGGACTTCTGACATCCCTGAGGATGGAG AGGATCCTGCAAAGAGTGGAGCTGGTGAAGATGGGCAG TAA
- the LOC121998337 gene encoding 14-3-3-like protein B isoform X1 has translation MASPKERESFIYIAKLAEQAERYDEMVDSMNKVAKLDVELTVEERNLLSVGYKNVIGARRASWRILSSIEQKEEARGNDQHVKNIKEYRQKVETELSGICGDIMTLIDEHLIPSSTAAESSVFYNKMKGDYYRYLAEFKTGNEKKGVADQSLKAYEAATSIAETELSPTHPIRLGLALNFSVFYYEILNSPERACHLAKQAFDEAISELDTLSEESYKDSTLIMQLLRDNLSLWTSDIPEDGAEDPAKSGAGEDGQ, from the exons ATGGCGTCGCCGAAGGAACGCGAGAGCTTCATCTACATCGCCAAGCTCGCTGAGCAGGCCGAGCGCTACGACG AGATGGTGGATTCCATGAATAAAGTGGCAAAGCTTGACGTCGAGCTCACCGTGGAGGAGCGGAACCTTCTGTCGGTGGGATACAAGAACGTGATTGGGGCGCGCCGGGCCTCGTGGAGGATACTTTCCTCGATCGAGCAGAAGGAGGAAGCTAGGGGGAACGATCAGCACGTGAAGAACATCAAGGAGTATaggcagaaggtggagacggaGCTCTCTGGTATCTGCGGCGACATCATGACTTTGATCGACGAGCATCTCATTCCGTCTTCGACTGCCGCGGAGTCGTCGGTCTTCTACAATAAGAT gaaggGAGATTATTATCGCTATCTGGCAGAATTCAAGACTGGAAACGAGAAGAAGGGTGTTGCAGACCAGTCCCTAAAAGCTTACGAG GCAGCTACGAGCATAGCTGAGACTGAATTGTCTCCTACACATCCAATTCGACTGGGTTTGGCATTAAACTTCTCTGTATTCTATTATGAGATCCTAAACTCGCCAGAAAG GGCTTGCCATCTTGCCAAGCAAGCTTTTGATGAAGCAATTTCTGAGTTGGATACATTGAGTGAGGAATCATACAAAGATAGCACATTGATTATGCAGCTTTTGAGGGACAATCTTTCATTGTGGACTTCTGACATCCCTGAGGATGGAG CAGAGGATCCTGCAAAGAGTGGAGCTGGTGAAGATGGGCAG TAA
- the LOC121994495 gene encoding mitogen-activated protein kinase 1-like has protein sequence MEGGGQPANSKMAEEVGGPAPVPPPGQGLQGIKATLSQGGRFIQYNIFENIFEVTAKYKPPIIPIGKGAYGIVCSALNSQTGEQVAIKKIANAFDNKIDAKRTLREIKLLRHMDHENIVTIRDLIPPAVRDAFKDVYIAYELMDTDLHQIIRSNQALSEEHCQYFLYQILRGLKYIHSANVLHRDLKPSNLLLNANCDLKICDFGLARTSSETDFMTEYVVTRWYRAPELLLNSSEYTAAIDVWSVGCIFMELMDRKPLFPGRDHTNQLNLLMGVIGTPDEADLTFLSENARRYLRHLPRHPRQSFPQKFPHIHPTAIDLVERMLTFDPRKRITVEDALAHPYLASLHDISDEPVCNVPFNFDFEQAALSEEQMKELIYKEALAFNPAHQQ, from the exons ATGGAGGGGGGAGGTCAGCCTGCGAACTCGAAGATGGCGGAGGAGGTCGGAGGGCCGGCGCCGGTACCGCCGCCGGGGCAAGGGCTCCAGGGCATCAAGGCGACGCTCAGCCAAGGCGGCCGCTTCATCCAATACAACATCTTCGAAAACATCTTCGAGGTCACCGCAAAGTACAAGCCCCCGATTATCCCCATCGGCAAGGGCGCCTACGGGATCGTCTG TTCCGCTTTGAATTCACAGACGGGGGAGCAAGTGGCGATTAAGAAGATCGCCAATGCTTTCGACAACAAGATCGACGCGAAGAGGACGCTGCGGGAGATCAAGCTTCTCAGGCACATGGATCATGAAAAT ATTGTTACCATCAGAGATCTGATTCCACCGGCTGTACGCGATGCGTTTAAAGATGTCTACATTGCTTATGAGTTAATGGACACGGATCTCCATCAAATCATCCGTTCAAATCAAGCACTTTCCGAGGAGCATTGCCAG TATTTCCTTTATCAAATTCTTCGTGGGCTAAAGTACATACATTCAGCAAATGTTCTCCACAGAGACCTGAAACCAAGCAATCTCCTCTTAAATGCCAACTGTGATCTGAAAATTTGCGATTTTGGACTGGCTCGCACCTCCTCAGAAACCGATTTTATGACTGAATATGTTGTTACGAGATGGTACCGCGCACCAGAGCTGTTGCTCAATTCTTCAGAGTACACGGCAGCCATTGATGTGTGGTCTGTTGGCTGCATATTCATGGAACTTATGGACCGGAAGCCTCTGTTTCCCGGAAGGGATCATACTAACCAACTAAATCTATTGATGGGG GTTATCGGCACTCCAGATGAGGCTGATTTGACTTTTTTGAGTGAAAATGCAAGAAGATACCTTCGCCATCTTCCTCGCCATCCGCGCCAGTCCTTCCCCCAAAAATTCCCCCATATTCACCCTACAGCCATCGATCTAGTCGAAAGGATGTTGACATTTGATCCTAGAAAGAGAATAACTG TTGAGGATGCGCTCGCACATCCTTACTTAGCCTCTTTGCATGATATAAGTGATGAGCCAGTGTGCAATGTGCCCTTCAACTTTGACTTTGAGCAAGCAGCTCTCTCTGAAGAACAGATGAAAGAGCTTATCTACAAGGAGGCTCTTGCTTTCAACCCTGCGCACCAACAATGA